One Bombus vancouverensis nearcticus chromosome 7, iyBomVanc1_principal, whole genome shotgun sequence DNA window includes the following coding sequences:
- the LOC117158312 gene encoding putative RNA methyltransferase CG11342 isoform X1 yields MSENEARSPEEKERRRGKTDPGASRHGNFMNYYQFHPAEERVRQLPCGVWHSTHPDRKYVGLDVGCNAGDLTVALHNFLEKTLSTDQDLQKEICLLGIDLDPILIERARKRNPRPNRIVFECLDFLIEDRNGTLDKYLRRLEKSRFDVVFCFSVTMWIHLNHGDQGLMEFLQKACSITNMIVIEPQLWKCYRNASRRLKRSKGEDFPLLKTLKLTGDPVAHIERILTEFCNFRRVTITKNNEWKRSLLIYKKM; encoded by the exons ATGTCGGAGAATGAAGCGCGATCTccggaagaaaaggaaagacgGAGAGGTAAGACGGATCCGGGCGCTAGCAGGCACGGCAACTTCATGAATTATTACCAATTCCATCCTGCGGAAGAGCGCGTGCGACAACTTCCGTGTGGTGTGTGGCACTCGACCCATCCGGACCGGAAATACGTAGGCCTAGACGTTGGCTGTAACGCGGGG GATTTAACAGTCGCGTTGCACAACTTCCTCGAGAAAACCTTATCTACCGATCAAGATCTACAAAAGGAGATTTGTTTGCTCGGCATAGACCTCGATCCTATCTTAATCGAACGGGCACGGAAACGCAATCCACGGCCGAATCGTATCGTTTTCGAGTGTCTCGATTTTTTGATCGAGGATCGTAATGGGACACTGGACAAGTATCTTCGTCGATTGGAAAAGTCACGCTTCGACGTTGTGTTCTGTTTCTCCGTTACGATGTGGATCCACTTGAATCACGGGGACCAAGGACTGATGGAATTTTTGCAAAAGGCTTGTTCGATCACAAACATGATCGTGATAGAACCTCAGCTTTGGAAATGTTATAGAAACGCGTCGAGAAGGCTCAAACGATCAAAGGGTGAAGATTTTCCATTATTGAAGACGTTGAAACTCACTGGCGATCCAGTAGCGCATATTGAACGCATATTGACTGAATTTTGCAATTTTCGAAGAGTCACGATTACCAAGAACAATGAGTGGAAACGGAgtctattaatttataaaaagatgTGA
- the LOC117158312 gene encoding putative RNA methyltransferase CG11342 isoform X2 has product MSENEARSPEEKERRRGKTDPGASRHGNFMNYYQFHPAEERVRQLPCGVWHSTHPDRKYVGLDVGCNAGDLTVALHNFLEKTLSTDQDLQKEICLLGIDLDPILIERARKRNPRPNRIVFECLDFLIEDRNGTLDKYLRRLEKSRFDVVFCFSVTMWIHLNHGDQGLMEFLQKACSITNMIVIEPQLWKCYRNASRRLKRSKGEDFPLLKTLKLTGDPVAHIERILTEFCNFRRVTITKNNEWKRSLLIYKKI; this is encoded by the exons ATGTCGGAGAATGAAGCGCGATCTccggaagaaaaggaaagacgGAGAGGTAAGACGGATCCGGGCGCTAGCAGGCACGGCAACTTCATGAATTATTACCAATTCCATCCTGCGGAAGAGCGCGTGCGACAACTTCCGTGTGGTGTGTGGCACTCGACCCATCCGGACCGGAAATACGTAGGCCTAGACGTTGGCTGTAACGCGGGG GATTTAACAGTCGCGTTGCACAACTTCCTCGAGAAAACCTTATCTACCGATCAAGATCTACAAAAGGAGATTTGTTTGCTCGGCATAGACCTCGATCCTATCTTAATCGAACGGGCACGGAAACGCAATCCACGGCCGAATCGTATCGTTTTCGAGTGTCTCGATTTTTTGATCGAGGATCGTAATGGGACACTGGACAAGTATCTTCGTCGATTGGAAAAGTCACGCTTCGACGTTGTGTTCTGTTTCTCCGTTACGATGTGGATCCACTTGAATCACGGGGACCAAGGACTGATGGAATTTTTGCAAAAGGCTTGTTCGATCACAAACATGATCGTGATAGAACCTCAGCTTTGGAAATGTTATAGAAACGCGTCGAGAAGGCTCAAACGATCAAAGGGTGAAGATTTTCCATTATTGAAGACGTTGAAACTCACTGGCGATCCAGTAGCGCATATTGAACGCATATTGACTGAATTTTGCAATTTTCGAAGAGTCACGATTACCAAGAACAATGAGTGGAAACGGAgtctattaatttataaaaagat TTAA